The proteins below come from a single Bacillota bacterium genomic window:
- a CDS encoding galactitol-1-phosphate 5-dehydrogenase — MKAAVVHGPGDIRYEDVPKPRIEPHEVLVRVRATGVCGSDLPRVLGTSARYYPIILGHEFSGEVVEVGKDTARIKVGDPVVGAPLLPCMVCVDCAKGDYALCRHYSFIGSRLPGSWAEYVKLPEKNLWKLSEGISFEQGALFEPTTVALHGLSVMGFHGGTDVGILGVGTIGLLTLQCAKLLGARRIFAFDLDPSRLAIAKKYGADFCFNTTDKDFHQEVMELTKGRGLPMIFETAGVEFTEKLSLELAANKGNVMFIGTPTKPLQIAPQEFELLNRKELTLRGSWMSYSAPFPGSEWELADYYFSKGLIKYEELIDRIVPLSDVVQVFADLAQPGKVKGKVLFRG, encoded by the coding sequence ATGAAAGCGGCAGTGGTCCATGGACCTGGGGACATTCGCTATGAAGATGTACCCAAACCTCGGATTGAGCCCCACGAGGTGTTAGTGCGGGTACGGGCTACAGGAGTTTGCGGTTCTGACCTGCCGCGGGTGTTGGGCACCAGTGCCCGATATTACCCCATCATCCTGGGGCATGAGTTTTCCGGTGAAGTGGTGGAAGTAGGCAAAGATACCGCCCGGATCAAAGTAGGCGATCCGGTGGTGGGTGCTCCCCTCCTCCCCTGTATGGTTTGTGTAGATTGCGCGAAGGGAGATTACGCCCTCTGCCGCCACTATAGTTTTATCGGCTCGCGACTGCCTGGTAGTTGGGCCGAATATGTAAAGCTGCCCGAAAAAAATCTATGGAAACTGTCTGAAGGAATTAGTTTTGAGCAGGGTGCCCTTTTCGAGCCCACCACCGTGGCCCTCCACGGTCTTTCCGTTATGGGCTTTCACGGAGGCACCGATGTGGGAATCCTGGGGGTAGGCACCATTGGCCTATTAACTTTGCAATGTGCAAAGCTCCTAGGGGCTAGACGCATTTTCGCCTTCGATCTGGATCCGTCCCGGCTGGCCATTGCGAAGAAATACGGGGCCGACTTTTGCTTCAACACCACCGATAAAGATTTTCATCAAGAGGTAATGGAATTGACCAAAGGACGAGGTCTGCCCATGATTTTTGAGACCGCGGGGGTGGAATTCACCGAAAAACTGAGTTTGGAGCTGGCAGCGAACAAAGGTAATGTGATGTTTATCGGCACACCCACCAAACCTTTGCAAATCGCGCCCCAGGAGTTTGAACTGCTGAATCGAAAGGAATTGACACTGCGTGGTTCCTGGATGTCCTACTCAGCACCCTTCCCCGGTTCCGAATGGGAGTTGGCCGATTACTATTTCAGCAAGGGACTCATCAAGTACGAAGAATTGATTGATCGCATCGTTCCCCTGTCCGATGTGGTCCAAGTTTTCGCGGACCTAGCTCAGCCAGGGAAAGTCAAGGGCAAGGTACTCTTTAGGGGGTAG
- a CDS encoding FGGY-family carbohydrate kinase — protein sequence MAKHLLLGIDIGTSGCKITAFNFQGDVVASQTETYATFYPAVNWVEHDPLHWWNAVCKGINGMIRFGKLHPREIAAIGVAGLSWSWVPMDEGGRPLRRVMIWLDRRAEGPVQWMKEQAGEERLFSLSGNPIDPAYGTPKILWLKEHEPEVYRKTHQFLQSNSYIVYKLTGAYTQEYSQAYAFHFFNMSQGRYDEQMAETLGINLEKFPPLSPCHAVVGTVTTAAAQETGLVPGTPVVAGGLDAACCTLGAGVIQPGQTQEQGGQAGGMSIVLDKPRMHPRLILGYHVVPGLWLLQGGTVGGSGTLRWFREELGAYEEQLGQERGISPFVVMSEEAARIRPGSDGLIFLPYMAGERSPIWDSNARGVFFGLSFNKTRAHMIRAMMEGVGYSLRHNLETALEAQAETEFLVSVGGAANSAVWTQLKADIIGKVIQVPFSDHATTLGAAILAGVGVGVYRDFASAVKETVRIQRIHEPNPINHQIYTRYYQLYLKLYQQLKGCFGDLAELSLGE from the coding sequence GTGGCCAAGCATCTGTTACTGGGGATCGATATCGGTACATCCGGGTGTAAGATTACAGCCTTCAATTTTCAAGGAGATGTGGTGGCCAGTCAAACCGAGACCTATGCGACTTTTTATCCCGCGGTGAACTGGGTAGAACACGATCCCCTTCACTGGTGGAATGCGGTGTGCAAGGGCATAAACGGGATGATCCGTTTCGGCAAGCTCCACCCCAGGGAAATCGCCGCCATTGGCGTGGCCGGTCTCAGTTGGTCCTGGGTACCCATGGACGAAGGGGGCCGTCCGCTGCGCCGGGTCATGATCTGGCTTGATCGCCGGGCGGAAGGCCCTGTCCAGTGGATGAAAGAGCAGGCCGGAGAAGAAAGACTTTTCAGTCTAAGCGGTAATCCAATAGATCCGGCCTATGGGACTCCTAAGATCCTGTGGTTGAAAGAACATGAACCGGAAGTGTATAGGAAGACCCATCAATTCCTTCAGAGCAATTCGTATATCGTATACAAACTGACCGGTGCCTACACCCAGGAATACTCCCAGGCCTACGCCTTTCATTTTTTCAATATGTCCCAGGGGCGCTATGATGAACAGATGGCAGAAACCTTGGGGATCAATCTGGAAAAGTTCCCGCCCTTGTCCCCATGCCATGCGGTTGTGGGTACTGTGACCACTGCGGCAGCCCAAGAGACGGGTCTTGTCCCGGGAACCCCCGTGGTTGCTGGAGGATTGGATGCCGCTTGCTGCACCTTGGGGGCAGGGGTGATCCAGCCGGGCCAAACCCAGGAGCAGGGCGGTCAGGCCGGTGGAATGAGTATCGTCCTTGACAAACCGCGTATGCATCCCCGCCTGATCCTAGGCTACCATGTGGTGCCGGGCCTTTGGTTGCTGCAAGGGGGTACCGTGGGTGGCAGTGGAACTTTGCGCTGGTTCCGGGAAGAACTAGGTGCCTACGAAGAACAGCTGGGCCAAGAGCGGGGCATTAGTCCCTTTGTGGTGATGAGTGAAGAAGCGGCCCGGATTAGGCCCGGCAGTGACGGGTTGATCTTCCTCCCCTACATGGCCGGCGAACGGTCACCCATCTGGGACAGTAACGCCCGGGGAGTCTTCTTTGGATTATCCTTCAACAAAACCAGGGCCCACATGATTAGAGCTATGATGGAAGGTGTGGGCTATTCCCTGCGCCATAACCTAGAAACCGCCTTGGAAGCCCAGGCGGAAACCGAGTTTCTGGTCAGCGTCGGTGGTGCCGCCAACAGCGCAGTCTGGACCCAATTGAAAGCAGATATCATCGGCAAGGTCATTCAGGTTCCCTTCTCGGATCACGCGACCACATTAGGCGCGGCAATCCTAGCCGGAGTGGGTGTAGGGGTATACAGGGACTTCGCCTCCGCCGTGAAGGAAACGGTACGCATACAAAGGATCCATGAACCAAACCCGATTAACCATCAGATTTATACTAGATATTATCAACTATACCTAAAGCTTTACCAACAGTTAAAGGGTTGCTTTGGCGACCTTGCCGAGCTGAGCCTGGGTGAATAG